A section of the Humulus lupulus chromosome 2, drHumLupu1.1, whole genome shotgun sequence genome encodes:
- the LOC133816753 gene encoding cell wall / vacuolar inhibitor of fructosidase 1-like: MNSNIVMCFVVVCSLSFSPLLSHCRPVLSSIAANKLNDLIESTCKQTPNYNVCVSSLRSDPRSSKATDVEGLGLVMVDVLKGKAQETLDQINDLLKQSPKPELKQPLGYCALSYGAILNGDIPQATEAFTKGNYKFAEEGCNDAANEADLCESKFTPPGSSPITQMNTAVHDVAAVTASMARILLA; the protein is encoded by the coding sequence ATGAATAGCAACATAGTTATGtgttttgttgttgtttgctCACTTTCATTTTCACCACTACTAAGCCATTGCAGGCCAGTTTTGTCATCAATAGCAGCAAATAAGCTTAATGACTTAATCGAAAGCACATGCAAACAAACACCAAACTACAATGTTTGTGTCTCTTCTCTTCGATCTGACCCTCGAAGCTCCAAGGCTACTGATGTTGAAGGACTAGGCCTAGTGATGGTCGATGTGCTTAAGGGGAAGGCACAGGAGACACTGGACCAGATCAACGACCTACTTAAGCAGAGTCCCAAGCCTGAACTGAAGCAGCCATTGGGTTACTGTGCTCTCAGTTATGGCGCCATTTTGAATGGTGATATCCCACAAGCCACTGAGGCTTTCACCAAAGGTAACTACAAGTTTGCGGAAGAGGGTTGTAATGATGCTGCAAATGAGGCTGATTTGTGTGAGAGCAAGTTCACACCACCAGGCTCTTCTCCTATTACTCAGATGAACACTGCTGTGCATGATGTGGCTGCCGTCACTGCTTCCATGGCTAGGATATTACTTGCTTAG